The following is a genomic window from Meriones unguiculatus strain TT.TT164.6M chromosome 7, Bangor_MerUng_6.1, whole genome shotgun sequence.
TACAGAGATTCCAGGTTAACTCGCCTGCTTCAAGATTCCCTGGGAGGCAACAGCCACACTCTTATGATCGCCTGTGTGAGCCCTGCTGATTCCAATCTAGAGGAAACATTAAATACCTTACGCTATGCCGACAGGGCTAGAAAAATCAAGAACAAACCTGTTGTTAATACGGATCCCCAGACAGCTGAAATTAATCATCTGAAGCAGCAGGTCCACCAGCTGCAGGTGTTACTGCTACAGGCCCGTGGAGGTAGCCTGCCTGGGTCTACAGAAGCAGATCCTCCAGAGACCCTCCAATCTCTGAAGGAGAAGAATCAGTCTCTGGCAGAGGAGAATGAGAAATTAAGCCATGCTCTGAGTGAGGCAGCTGGCCAGACAGCACAGATGTTGGAAAGGATCATTTTGACagaacaagcaaatgaaaaaatCAACACCAAGCTCCAAGAGCTCAGGCATCACTCGGCCTGCGAAGTGGATCTCCAAAAGCTAACGGAGACGCTGGAAGACGAGGAGTTAATAGAAAACGTAGGGAAAATTCACAGCCTGCAACAAGCAATTATTTGTCTGTCAGGTGAAACCATTGCTTTCCTGGCTGCAGCCACTGAGTCGGCAGTGGAGGTAGAAGCTCAAGCATCCGTCAGTCCAGAGAGGAGGAGGTCTTCCAGCGCATTCACCACACAGCACGCTCTGCGTCAAGCACAGATGTCTAAGGAACTCACTGAGTTGAATAAAGCCCTTGCTCTGAAAGAGGCCCTAGCTAGGAAGATAATTTTTAATGGCTGCCAACTACAGCCCATTCAGTGCCAGTATGAGGCCAACATCAAAAGCCTAGAATCGGAAGTCACCAGTCTGCAGAAGGAAAAGGAACAGTTGCTTCTGGATCTTCAGATGGCAAAGAAGGATGCCAACCAAGCCAAGTTGAGTGAGCACCGTCGCAGATGTCTCCAAGAGCTGGAGGCTCAAATAGGTGATCTGAAGAAGAAACTACACGAGCAATCTAAGCTTCTGAAACTAAAAGAGTCCACTGAGAATACCGTCTCCAAACTGACTCTGGAGATACAGATGATGAAGACCCAGCGAGTCCAGTTAATGCGTCAGATGAAGGAAGATGCTGAGAAGTCTAGACAGTGGAAgcaacaaaaagacaaagaagtaATCCGATTAAAAGAGCAAGACCGTAAAAGAAGGTATGAGCTGCTTAAGCTTGAAAGAGACTTCCAGAAACAGTCCAACGTGCTCAGGCGTAAAACTGAAGAGGCAGCAGCTGCCAACAAGCGCCTCAAGGCTGCCCTCCAAAAGCAACTGGAAGCAGCAGATAAACGGAAGGAGACTCAGAGCCATGGATTAGAAGGTACCGAAGTGCGAGTGAAGAACTGGCTGAGAAATGAAATTGAAGTTATGGTCAGTACTGAAGAGGTCAAACGCCATCTGAATGACCTTCTTGAAGAGCGAAAGATCCTAGCCCAGGACGTGGCTCAACTTAATGAGGACAGGGAACCTGGGGAGAACCCACCTCCTAAGCTCCAGCGGTGCACCTTTGCTCGCGATGAAGTATGTGGCCATGTTTTAGAGGTAGGGGATTCTATGACAAAGCAGACCAAAAGTCTAGAGGCTGAAATGGAGCTCAGGAGTGCTCAGATTGCTGACCTGCAGCAGAAGCTCCTGGATGCAGAAAGTGAAGACAGGTCAAAACGCCGCTGGGAGAATATTGCTACAGCGCTGGAAGCCAAATGCGCTCTAAAATATCTAGTTGGGGAGGTGGTCTCCTCCAAACTTCGGGTCAGTGAGCTTGAAAGCAACCTGAAACAGAGCCACGCCAGCTATTGTAAAATGCAGAAGATGCTGTTTGAGGAGCAAAGTCGCCTCGTTGAGGTCGAGACAGAGTTGAAAGCTGAGTTGCTCAAGGCGGAGCAAAAGCACCAAGAGAAGGTGCTCTACCTTCTCAGTCAGCTGCAGCAAagccaaatggcagagaagcagctGGAGGTGTCACATAGTGGAAGGGAGCAGCAGCTGCTGAGCACACTGCAGTGTCAGAAGGAAGAGCTTAGAAAAATGCAGGAAGTGTGTGAACAAAACCAGCAGCTTCTCCAAGAGAACAGAACAATCAAGCAGAAACTGACCCTCCTTCAAGGAGCCAAAGGCCAGCAATCTCATCTTCCCGAGGATGGCTTTCAATGTTCTGATTCTACCTTTGACTACATCCCACCTCCGCCCAAACCATTCCACGTTAGAGACAAGTTCCTGAAACAAAACATAGACATTGAGGAGCTAAAGTATTATTCAGAGGATTCTGTGAGTGCGTCTGAAGATGGTGATGCCGATGATAAGGAGTGGAAACCCAGGAAACTGGTTAAAATGTCTGTTAAGACTGCCCAAGGGTGTTCCTGCAGGGGGTGGTGTAGGAACAAACACTGTGGGTGCAGGAAAAAAGGGCTGGATTGCACTGTGGCCTGTGGCTGCGACCCCATGAGGTGCAGGAACCACCAGCAAGAGCAAGACAGCTTGGGCACTATTGATTGGAACCAGGATTCTGATGACTCCTTCAAACTGGAGGATCCTACAGAGATAACCCCAGGACTGAGCTTCTTCAAGCCTGTTTGTGCCACGCCCAACACCAAGATCCTTAAAGAGACGTGTGATAAGGATcaggttctgttcaggaagactGCTCTTGCAGTTTCCTTAGAGCTCTCAGGCACAGAACACAGAGCAACAGAGTCTCAAGCAAGTAAAGccacagggaagaaaaagaaacgagCTCTGGCCTGCAACAGCACCTTCTTTTCTGGCTGCTCTCCCACCAAAGAGGAGACTTGCTGAGAGTGTAGGCGGCTCTACGCCACATCTGCCCTGGCAGAAACTTTTAGGGGGGGAGGGCTTGCTTTTACTGATGACCCAGAGACCCTTCAGGAAGGCATCTTCAGGTCAATCCAGCTCTTTCTTTGTGATACCTCAATGGTGACTGCTTCCTCTCTTGAGGTTGTCTCAGCTTAAAATAGAAATCTGGTCCAGATGGAGGCTGGGCTCAACTCCACCCCATCCCAGAAACCAGCCAGTGACCATTCCTGTCCTGACTCtggattttaaaagttttaacagGATGCccaaattacttttatttttaaaatgttgaataaATTGGCCTTAGCTATTCAAAAAATCACTATTGATTCTTATGTACTGTAGTTTACAAAACATGAATGTCAAAGTTGTTCAACGGGGAAAAATAAGTTAAACTATAGATACCTGGAACCAAGAACAGCAGTAAACATTTAAGACCTTAGATCAGGCAATGATTTTCTGCATGTGACATAAAAGCGCAaggaataaaagtttttaaaacctTTATGCATTGGAGGATGTGAAAACACAAACTGCAGAGTAGAAGCAAATATTTGCAAATCATATAAGTGACCTGTTCCTAGAACATATAAATAACATAATTTACCAATGAAAACATAAGGAGCCCAATTAACAGTGGGCAAGGAATCAAAGTAGCATTTCCTTAAGAAGATATTCAAGTGACCAATAAACACAGGAAGTGCCAGGAagcattagagaaatgcaaatcaaaaccacgaTGAAATAGCATTTAACATACACTAGGAGATTATAATATGCATTGGGAAGGATGTAGACAGAATGTGACCCAAGCAGcctgaagtagaaaagaaaagagtacTACCATTTTGGGAAACAGCAGTCCCTCACCATAGAACCCAACAATTCCACTCCTGGTTAGGTACCCCAAAGAAacgaaatgaaacaaaacaaaacaaaacaaaaacaataaaaaaaccccATCTATTTCCACAAAATAGCACCATATAGACAACAGCATTAATTATAAGAGTCACAGATAGAACCAAGTCCAACGTTCTTCTAATGtgtaaagaaaatgtgctacGTCTACTGCAGACGATTACTCCCCcatacaaagaagaaaacattgaCATTTCCCTGGCTATGTCTGGAGATTGGGCACATGCAAACTAAAATAGGCAGCTACCAATACCatgtattgtattttatttatacagGCTATGCATAATTAAAACATCtcctgaaaggaagagagggtgggatcagatTAGTGTTCATTTAGGGCTGAAGAATCCATAAGGAGAATGGAGGATGACACCATGTCTTCCAAGATGATGAAATTATATACTAGTCAGCTTGTACAACTCTGAATATACTAACAACCAATGAACTTTATAAGTTCAGTGGGTGAGCTGAATGCTCTGTGAACTTATCTTAATGAATCTGTTTAAAATGACGGTGAAATATTTTGTTGGTACTGAGAGATCAACTCCAGAGGGTTGATGCTAAAGAGAAGTGATGTCAAATCTACAAAAAGCAATAGAAGTAATTCATTGATTCAAATAAATTTCATCTAACTGATTTATTTTTTGGACAGGCTGCAGAGATAGTGTTTTGCTCTGTATtacaggccggccttgaacttacagtaaCCCTCACGTCTCTACCTCTCAAGAGacactggaattataggcatgtgccatcatgcctggctaatTTGttttatcatcaccatcattatttctttcttaatgtGTTCTAATTGCTTGAAAATATGCCTCTTAAAATTAACAACTTATTATATCAGACTGTATTATTGGATTGAAAGCATTTGTAGAGATACATTACTGAATTTTCTAACTTGTAAAACAACATCCAATAAGAAAGAGTATGTGTCTTCTCAAAAACAtaccatagaataaaataaaacataattaccAGAGATAATTTAAAGTAGAGTCGCCATGGTATGTACTGTTCATGATTATCATGTTGGGAGCAATGCCTCTTGATGTAAAAATACCCAGAATTGTCCTTGAAAGATTTAGTTttcaggatggagagatggctcaagaggttaagagcactggctgttcttccagaggtcctgagttcaattcccagcaaccacatggtggctcaccaccatctctaatgagatatggtgccctcttctggcctgcaggcac
Proteins encoded in this region:
- the LOC110558367 gene encoding chromosome-associated kinesin KIF4A-like codes for the protein MKEEVKGIPVRVALRCRPLSPKEIGEGCRMCLSFVPGKPQVVVGTDKSFTFDFVFDPSAEQEEVFTTAVAPLLKGVFKGYNATVLAYGQTGSGKTYSMGGAYSADQDNEPTTGIIPRVIQLLFKEMDERTESEFTLSVSYLEIYNEEILDLLCSPCEKATQVHVRDDPKAGIKIVGLTEKLVSAASDMVSCLEQGNNSRTVAATAMNSQSSRSHAVFTISIKQRKKTDKNSSFHSKLCLVDLAGSERQKKTKAEGDRLKEGININLGLLCLGNVISALGDGKKGSFVPYRDSRLTRLLQDSLGGNSHTLMIACVSPADSNLEETLNTLRYADRARKIKNKPVVNTDPQTAEINHLKQQVHQLQVLLLQARGGSLPGSTEADPPETLQSLKEKNQSLAEENEKLSHALSEAAGQTAQMLERIILTEQANEKINTKLQELRHHSACEVDLQKLTETLEDEELIENVGKIHSLQQAIICLSGETIAFLAAATESAVEVEAQASVSPERRRSSSAFTTQHALRQAQMSKELTELNKALALKEALARKIIFNGCQLQPIQCQYEANIKSLESEVTSLQKEKEQLLLDLQMAKKDANQAKLSEHRRRCLQELEAQIGDLKKKLHEQSKLLKLKESTENTVSKLTLEIQMMKTQRVQLMRQMKEDAEKSRQWKQQKDKEVIRLKEQDRKRRYELLKLERDFQKQSNVLRRKTEEAAAANKRLKAALQKQLEAADKRKETQSHGLEGTEVRVKNWLRNEIEVMVSTEEVKRHLNDLLEERKILAQDVAQLNEDREPGENPPPKLQRCTFARDEVCGHVLEVGDSMTKQTKSLEAEMELRSAQIADLQQKLLDAESEDRSKRRWENIATALEAKCALKYLVGEVVSSKLRVSELESNLKQSHASYCKMQKMLFEEQSRLVEVETELKAELLKAEQKHQEKVLYLLSQLQQSQMAEKQLEVSHSGREQQLLSTLQCQKEELRKMQEVCEQNQQLLQENRTIKQKLTLLQGAKGQQSHLPEDGFQCSDSTFDYIPPPPKPFHVRDKFLKQNIDIEELKYYSEDSVSASEDGDADDKEWKPRKLVKMSVKTAQGCSCRGWCRNKHCGCRKKGLDCTVACGCDPMRCRNHQQEQDSLGTIDWNQDSDDSFKLEDPTEITPGLSFFKPVCATPNTKILKETCDKDQVLFRKTALAVSLELSGTEHRATESQASKATGKKKKRALACNSTFFSGCSPTKEETC